The following proteins are encoded in a genomic region of Methanomassiliicoccales archaeon:
- a CDS encoding CoB--CoM heterodisulfide reductase iron-sulfur subunit A family protein, whose amino-acid sequence MNDEEKRIGVFVCHCGSNIAGFVDVPAIVEYAKTLPDVVFATRNLFTCAEDGLSCIRDSIKEHNLNRVIVAACTPRTHAPLFQGVCEEAGLNKYLFTFVNIRDQCSWVHMKEKDKATEKAKDLIRMGVARAGLLQSQNEIKVPVTQSAVVIGGGVAGLSAAAAIADQGFPVTLVEKQNELGGFVKNLSCVYQGRQEADAMLKPMIDRVKGNPNVQVLTNSEVVNVEGFVGNYEITIDTKGKLKKEAVGTIVLASGAQEYIPEGLYGYKKYDNVITLTEFEKLAKSKKLPKMSSVAFIQCVGSRGQVKSYCSRICCNVAIKTALNLAENHGNILGLPETGKVEEDHAEKVVPAEAGEKRRGRRGRRGAEEEEGESASAGPKMDIVIFNRDIMSYGVEHELMFNKTREKKVRFVRYTPQNMPQVGMEDGKLTIDYWHETLQLRRKMPVDLIVLSTPLVAQSDASKISKMLKVPLGQEGFFLEAHVKLRPVDFATDGIYVAGTCKGPADIPEAVCQGMAAASRASIPLMRGFVQPEALVSYVNPDKCSGCGTCIEICPYSAIRKNESGKAEVTLAACKGCGNCGASCPENAIFMNHYSDEQLLAEGKAAIMQEVKG is encoded by the coding sequence ATGAACGACGAAGAGAAGCGAATCGGAGTATTCGTCTGCCACTGTGGCTCGAACATCGCCGGATTCGTAGATGTTCCAGCTATAGTGGAGTATGCCAAAACCCTGCCGGATGTGGTCTTCGCCACCCGCAATCTGTTTACTTGCGCAGAGGACGGTCTGAGTTGCATCAGGGATTCGATCAAGGAGCATAACCTGAATCGCGTAATAGTTGCGGCCTGCACCCCCAGGACGCATGCCCCCTTGTTCCAAGGCGTCTGTGAAGAGGCAGGCCTCAACAAGTATCTATTCACCTTCGTGAACATCCGGGACCAGTGCTCCTGGGTTCACATGAAGGAGAAGGATAAGGCTACGGAGAAGGCCAAGGACCTCATTAGAATGGGCGTGGCCAGGGCGGGCCTTCTGCAGAGTCAGAATGAGATTAAGGTCCCAGTCACACAATCCGCAGTAGTTATAGGGGGCGGAGTTGCAGGCCTATCGGCAGCCGCCGCCATAGCTGACCAGGGCTTCCCAGTAACATTAGTGGAGAAGCAGAACGAACTGGGAGGATTCGTCAAGAACTTGAGCTGCGTCTATCAGGGCAGGCAGGAAGCAGATGCGATGCTGAAGCCCATGATCGACCGGGTGAAGGGCAACCCGAACGTACAGGTGCTCACGAATTCGGAGGTCGTCAATGTGGAAGGGTTCGTAGGGAACTACGAGATCACCATCGACACCAAGGGCAAGTTGAAAAAGGAGGCCGTGGGAACCATCGTATTGGCATCGGGTGCACAGGAATACATCCCGGAAGGCCTTTACGGCTACAAAAAGTACGACAATGTGATAACCCTCACCGAGTTCGAGAAGTTGGCAAAGAGCAAGAAATTGCCCAAGATGAGCAGCGTTGCCTTCATTCAATGCGTGGGGTCCAGGGGACAGGTCAAATCCTACTGCTCCAGGATCTGCTGCAATGTGGCCATCAAGACTGCCTTGAACCTTGCTGAGAACCACGGGAACATTCTGGGCCTACCTGAGACTGGCAAGGTTGAGGAGGATCATGCCGAGAAGGTCGTCCCCGCCGAGGCTGGGGAGAAAAGACGTGGTAGGAGGGGAAGGCGCGGTGCTGAGGAGGAAGAGGGAGAGTCCGCTTCCGCCGGACCGAAGATGGATATCGTGATCTTCAACCGTGACATCATGTCCTATGGTGTGGAACACGAACTGATGTTCAACAAGACCAGGGAAAAGAAGGTCCGTTTCGTCAGATACACGCCTCAGAACATGCCCCAGGTGGGCATGGAGGACGGGAAGCTAACAATAGATTACTGGCACGAGACCTTACAGCTGCGAAGAAAGATGCCGGTGGACCTGATAGTGCTCTCCACACCACTGGTCGCCCAGTCCGACGCCTCTAAAATCTCCAAGATGCTCAAAGTACCTCTGGGGCAGGAAGGCTTCTTCCTGGAAGCGCATGTCAAACTAAGGCCGGTGGATTTCGCCACCGATGGTATCTATGTGGCCGGAACCTGCAAAGGACCAGCGGACATACCTGAAGCGGTTTGCCAAGGCATGGCAGCGGCATCAAGGGCATCCATCCCATTGATGCGTGGATTCGTCCAGCCTGAGGCCTTGGTCTCTTATGTCAATCCCGACAAGTGCAGCGGCTGCGGGACATGCATAGAGATCTGTCCCTACAGTGCCATAAGGAAGAACGAGTCAGGTAAGGCCGAAGTGACGTTGGCCGCCTGCAAAGGCTGCGGCAATTGCGGAGCTAGCTGTCCGGAGAACGCCATTTTCATGAACCACTACTCAGACGAGCAACTGCTGGCTGAAGGTAAGGCCGCCATCATGCAGGAGGTAAAAGGATGA
- a CDS encoding CoB--CoM heterodisulfide reductase iron-sulfur subunit A family protein, translated as MGEKMMSSVLVIGGGVAGIQASLDLADKGITVYLVEKEPSIGGRMAQLDKTFPTNDCSICILAPKMADCFGHPNINVLTMSELVELEGSRGDFKAKVRKKARYVIEDKCTGCGDCLEKCPTKGLTNTWEQGLTTRRAIYMPFMQAVPRVAVIDPNNCKFLTEGKCGVCKKICKREAIDYEMKDITMELDVGAVVVATGFDVWDPTPSTEYGYGKFPNVFTAMQYERIINAAGPTHGHIQRRSDSKEPKTIAYIQCVGSRNLQTGHPYCCSVCCMHSTKESMLAREHIEGIKCTIFYKDMRACAKGFNEYVERAKKDYGVEYVNSDATVQSQTEGGNPIVSFDIGGKSQQREVDMVVLATSLVPSDKNVPLAKTLGVELDEFGFFKVQDHTFNPVNSSRPGVYLAGYCAGPMDIPESVTTGSAAAAKATEDLIQRKVTA; from the coding sequence ATGGGCGAAAAGATGATGAGTTCTGTACTAGTGATTGGAGGAGGAGTGGCAGGCATACAAGCCTCTTTGGACCTGGCGGACAAGGGTATAACTGTCTACTTGGTCGAGAAGGAGCCCAGCATCGGCGGCCGCATGGCCCAGCTGGACAAGACCTTTCCTACCAATGATTGTTCGATTTGCATCCTGGCCCCAAAGATGGCCGATTGCTTCGGTCATCCCAATATCAACGTCTTGACAATGTCAGAGTTGGTGGAGCTGGAGGGTTCCAGAGGGGATTTCAAAGCCAAGGTCCGCAAGAAGGCGAGATACGTCATTGAGGACAAATGCACCGGATGTGGGGATTGTCTAGAGAAGTGCCCCACTAAAGGGCTCACCAACACTTGGGAGCAGGGATTGACCACCCGGAGAGCGATATACATGCCCTTCATGCAAGCCGTTCCAAGGGTGGCCGTCATTGATCCTAATAACTGCAAATTCCTCACGGAGGGCAAATGCGGGGTCTGCAAGAAGATCTGCAAGCGCGAGGCCATCGATTATGAGATGAAGGACATCACGATGGAGCTCGACGTGGGCGCGGTCGTGGTGGCCACCGGGTTCGACGTATGGGACCCCACGCCATCGACAGAATACGGCTACGGGAAGTTCCCGAACGTGTTCACCGCCATGCAGTACGAGAGGATCATCAATGCAGCGGGCCCGACCCACGGGCACATCCAGAGGAGATCGGACAGTAAGGAACCCAAGACCATCGCCTATATCCAATGTGTGGGTTCCAGAAACCTGCAGACCGGGCATCCCTACTGCTGTTCCGTATGCTGCATGCATTCCACCAAGGAGTCCATGTTGGCCAGGGAGCACATCGAAGGGATAAAGTGCACGATTTTCTACAAGGACATGAGGGCCTGCGCCAAAGGATTCAACGAGTATGTGGAAAGGGCGAAGAAGGACTACGGCGTCGAATACGTCAACTCCGATGCCACTGTTCAAAGCCAGACCGAGGGCGGGAACCCAATAGTCTCTTTCGATATCGGAGGCAAATCGCAACAGAGGGAGGTCGACATGGTGGTGCTTGCCACTTCCCTGGTGCCTTCCGATAAGAACGTACCGTTGGCTAAAACTTTAGGAGTGGAACTAGACGAGTTCGGGTTCTTCAAGGTGCAGGACCACACCTTCAACCCTGTCAACTCATCCCGACCGGGAGTATATTTGGCCGGGTATTGCGCGGGTCCGATGGACATACCAGAATCAGTGACCACAGGCTCGGCCGCGGCGGCTAAAGCAACCGAAGATCTAATACAAAGGAAGGTAACCGCATGA
- a CDS encoding (Fe-S)-binding protein: protein MTKIETIIEDAGAFDCVECGKCTSLCPVAKLNPNFAPRLIVVKAQAGMEAEVKSDKDIWSCITCEICNDMCPYKVDFSGFIQRMRAEAIEMDNIPLCSEAGAIHTMQRLTGKGQKQNRLVWLTDDLKVKDKGEVYYFTGCTYQLGIQFKDKAAELKKVPASVVKILNAAGIEPVVSNDEVCCGHDLIWSGNEAVFKELMKKNVETIRATGAKTVVFSCAEGFRTFSIDYKDFLGDLGFEVKHISEYLLDLIEQGKLDFKESNVKVTYHDSCRMGRHMGYYDEPRELLKAMNVELVEMPSIREKAICCGVSAFASCSEVSRKMQLERLIEAKGTNTGVMLTFCPKCLIHYNCMLSMEKKPAELENVELVVRDFNNFIAEQLKGATEKMSVGQNISQVVGNLSKTENIKGGE from the coding sequence ATGACCAAGATTGAAACGATCATCGAGGACGCAGGTGCATTTGATTGTGTAGAGTGTGGAAAATGCACCAGCCTCTGCCCCGTGGCGAAGCTGAACCCCAACTTCGCGCCAAGACTAATCGTGGTCAAGGCTCAGGCGGGCATGGAAGCAGAGGTCAAGTCCGATAAGGACATCTGGTCCTGCATCACCTGTGAAATCTGCAATGACATGTGCCCGTATAAGGTGGACTTCTCAGGCTTCATCCAGAGGATGAGGGCAGAAGCTATCGAAATGGACAATATTCCGCTCTGCAGTGAGGCTGGGGCGATTCATACGATGCAACGCCTGACCGGGAAAGGGCAGAAGCAGAACAGGCTGGTCTGGCTGACGGATGATCTGAAGGTGAAGGACAAGGGAGAAGTCTATTACTTCACAGGGTGCACGTACCAGCTGGGTATCCAGTTCAAAGACAAGGCCGCGGAGCTGAAGAAGGTCCCGGCGAGCGTGGTCAAGATCCTCAATGCCGCAGGAATCGAGCCGGTGGTCAGCAATGACGAGGTCTGCTGCGGTCACGACCTTATATGGTCTGGTAATGAGGCCGTCTTCAAAGAACTAATGAAAAAGAATGTTGAGACGATAAGGGCGACGGGAGCAAAGACCGTGGTGTTCTCCTGTGCTGAGGGCTTCCGAACTTTCAGCATAGATTATAAGGACTTTTTAGGGGACTTGGGCTTCGAGGTCAAACATATTTCTGAATACCTGCTCGATTTGATTGAACAAGGTAAGCTGGATTTCAAGGAGTCCAATGTGAAGGTCACATATCACGATTCATGCAGGATGGGAAGGCACATGGGCTACTATGATGAGCCTCGGGAACTTCTCAAGGCAATGAACGTTGAACTTGTGGAAATGCCCAGCATCAGAGAAAAGGCAATCTGTTGCGGAGTCAGTGCCTTCGCGAGTTGCAGTGAAGTCTCCAGAAAAATGCAACTGGAAAGGCTGATAGAGGCCAAGGGTACGAATACTGGTGTAATGCTCACCTTCTGCCCGAAATGCCTCATTCACTACAATTGCATGCTATCGATGGAAAAGAAGCCTGCGGAACTCGAGAACGTCGAGTTAGTCGTTAGAGATTTCAATAATTTTATAGCCGAGCAACTGAAAGGGGCTACGGAGAAAATGTCCGTAGGACAAAATATAAGTCAAGTAGTTGGGAATCTCAGCAAAACGGAGAATATTAAGGGAGGCGAATAA
- a CDS encoding hydrogenase iron-sulfur subunit — protein MITEVEPKIVAFCCNWCSYAGADLAGVSRLQYPPNARIIRVMCTGRLEPEFVLRAFELGADGVLIAGCHIGCCHYISGNERAQEKVAMTSELLDVLGIEKKRLRLEWISASEGRKFAETMHEFVKELKAIGPSPLMGGAK, from the coding sequence GTGATAACCGAAGTGGAACCGAAGATAGTCGCGTTCTGTTGTAATTGGTGCTCCTATGCCGGGGCCGACTTGGCTGGAGTGAGCAGGTTGCAATATCCTCCAAACGCAAGGATCATAAGGGTCATGTGCACCGGCAGGCTGGAGCCTGAGTTCGTATTGAGAGCGTTCGAGCTTGGCGCCGATGGAGTGCTCATAGCTGGATGTCACATTGGATGCTGTCACTACATTTCGGGAAACGAGAGGGCACAAGAAAAGGTCGCCATGACGAGCGAACTCCTGGACGTCCTGGGGATTGAGAAAAAGAGATTGAGATTGGAATGGATCTCTGCTTCCGAGGGACGAAAGTTCGCCGAGACCATGCATGAGTTCGTAAAGGAACTCAAGGCGATAGGCCCAAGTCCTCTGATGGGGGGAGCCAAATGA
- a CDS encoding CoB--CoM heterodisulfide reductase iron-sulfur subunit A family protein gives MTNQEGAVMVVGGGISGVQSALDLAESGFKVYLIESKASIGGIMSQLDKTFPTNDCSLCILSPKLVEAGRNPMIKMMTLTDVIAVEGEAPNFVVTLRRNPRYVREDRCVGCGLCVEKCPSKVDNEYDVGMVQRKAIYVPYAQAVPMKYSIDAKKCFYLINKKCGNCKKVCPADAVDFEQKETIEKIQVGAIVLAPGGEVFNAKLKKEYGYGEYKNVVTSLEFERILSATGPYQGHIIRPSDNKTPAKVAFLQCVGSRDAKVGNNYCSSICCMSAIKQSIIAGEHTAGLKPTIFFMDIRAYGKEFEDYRNSAENDYGIRMLRSSRVASVEEVPETKNLIVHYSHGTEKISEEFDLVVLSVGFKPPASAQELSKVMGIKLNKYGFAETSVSNPLATSRKGVYVTGTFGAPKDIPQSVAEASGAASKAGAHVCTNRVHHKKTEIAQISVEGKEPRIGVFVCDCGINILATVDVPRVVEYAKTLPNVVHAEEGRYTCSADFQERIKQRIKELNLNRVVVASCTPRTHEPLFQSTIEEAGLNPYLFEMANIRDHCSWVHRNEPEKATQKSMDLVRMAVAKSRLIGPLSRSKFNVGHTATIIGGGIAGLTAALDIAAQGFKVDLLERSDALGGNAKRLYLEEDGKTGRMIAEELISKVTSNDKITVHLGAKIDDITGFVGNFKIKMPSGEIDTGAIVVATGGEEYKPTEYLYGQDERVMTQLELAKRMAEKPLDAKTVVMIQCVGSRNEQVPYCSRVCCTTAIKNAINIKKKSPGTAVYILHKDIRTYGFKEDYYTMAGKMGVKFIRFPEEGYPHVEKHDNTLCVQVKDVILGEKVQLHPDVVVLSTGIGQPDGNIELARILKIPLSKDKFFLEAHMKLRPVDFAKQGVFLAGLAHWPKFMEESIAQASGAAARAMTVISKDVMESIAHVSTVDESKCRGCGRCEAVCKFSAATVQEVAPGVFKSRINPALCKGCGACAVACCNGAISCQNFTDKQILAMVETCLVEAVK, from the coding sequence ATGACCAATCAAGAAGGTGCAGTGATGGTGGTCGGCGGAGGCATCTCCGGCGTCCAGTCTGCCTTGGATTTAGCCGAATCTGGATTTAAGGTATATTTAATAGAAAGCAAAGCGAGCATAGGGGGAATCATGTCTCAGCTGGACAAGACGTTCCCGACGAATGACTGTTCCTTGTGCATCCTTTCTCCTAAGCTTGTCGAGGCCGGAAGGAACCCAATGATTAAGATGATGACGCTGACGGATGTGATCGCCGTCGAGGGGGAGGCGCCCAACTTCGTCGTCACATTAAGAAGGAACCCTCGTTATGTTCGTGAGGACCGATGCGTGGGTTGTGGGCTGTGTGTCGAGAAATGCCCGTCGAAAGTAGACAACGAGTACGATGTAGGCATGGTCCAGAGAAAGGCGATTTATGTCCCTTACGCGCAAGCCGTGCCGATGAAATATTCCATCGACGCCAAGAAGTGCTTTTACCTTATAAATAAAAAATGCGGCAACTGCAAGAAGGTATGCCCGGCGGACGCGGTCGATTTCGAGCAGAAAGAAACAATAGAGAAGATCCAAGTCGGGGCGATCGTCCTTGCTCCGGGCGGTGAGGTCTTCAACGCTAAGCTGAAGAAGGAGTACGGCTACGGTGAGTACAAGAACGTCGTCACCTCCCTCGAGTTTGAAAGGATTCTCTCGGCCACCGGTCCCTACCAGGGACATATTATCAGACCGTCGGACAACAAGACCCCCGCCAAGGTGGCGTTCCTGCAATGCGTCGGGTCGAGGGACGCGAAAGTGGGGAACAACTACTGCTCAAGTATTTGCTGCATGTCCGCCATCAAGCAGAGCATCATCGCCGGCGAGCACACCGCAGGCCTTAAGCCCACCATATTCTTCATGGACATTCGCGCCTACGGCAAGGAGTTCGAGGACTACCGGAACAGTGCGGAGAACGATTATGGCATAAGGATGCTGCGCAGCTCCAGGGTCGCCTCGGTCGAGGAGGTTCCCGAGACTAAGAACCTCATCGTCCACTACTCTCACGGCACGGAGAAGATATCAGAGGAGTTCGATTTGGTAGTGCTGTCCGTCGGCTTCAAACCGCCAGCTTCAGCGCAAGAGCTGTCCAAGGTCATGGGCATCAAACTGAACAAATACGGCTTCGCGGAGACCAGCGTCTCCAACCCCTTGGCCACTTCCCGGAAGGGTGTCTATGTGACCGGGACATTCGGTGCCCCGAAGGACATCCCTCAGTCAGTCGCTGAAGCTTCGGGCGCCGCTTCCAAGGCAGGAGCACACGTTTGCACGAATCGTGTCCACCATAAAAAGACCGAGATCGCTCAAATATCGGTTGAGGGAAAGGAACCAAGGATCGGCGTCTTTGTTTGCGATTGTGGTATTAACATCCTCGCCACAGTCGACGTACCAAGGGTGGTGGAATATGCCAAGACCCTGCCCAATGTCGTTCATGCGGAGGAAGGTAGGTACACCTGTTCCGCCGACTTCCAGGAGAGGATTAAGCAGAGGATCAAGGAGCTAAACTTGAACAGAGTGGTAGTCGCTTCCTGCACCCCCAGAACGCACGAGCCGTTGTTCCAGAGCACTATCGAGGAAGCGGGTCTGAACCCGTATTTGTTCGAGATGGCGAACATCCGGGACCATTGTTCTTGGGTGCACCGAAACGAACCGGAGAAGGCCACTCAGAAATCTATGGACCTGGTAAGAATGGCCGTGGCAAAATCCCGGCTCATCGGCCCTCTGAGTCGTTCTAAGTTCAATGTCGGACATACCGCAACGATCATCGGAGGGGGAATCGCTGGACTCACAGCGGCTTTGGACATCGCTGCCCAAGGTTTCAAAGTGGATCTTCTGGAGAGATCCGATGCCCTTGGTGGGAACGCCAAAAGACTGTACCTGGAGGAAGACGGAAAGACAGGCAGAATGATCGCAGAGGAGTTAATATCAAAAGTGACTTCGAACGATAAGATCACGGTCCATCTTGGCGCCAAGATTGATGACATTACAGGTTTCGTGGGTAACTTTAAGATCAAGATGCCAAGCGGAGAGATCGACACGGGCGCCATTGTAGTTGCCACTGGGGGAGAGGAGTACAAGCCAACTGAGTACTTGTACGGTCAGGACGAGCGAGTCATGACCCAGCTGGAGTTGGCAAAGCGTATGGCGGAGAAACCCCTGGATGCCAAGACCGTGGTCATGATCCAGTGCGTCGGTTCGAGGAACGAGCAAGTTCCTTACTGCAGCAGGGTTTGTTGCACGACGGCGATCAAGAACGCGATAAACATCAAGAAGAAAAGTCCTGGAACGGCAGTCTACATTCTCCACAAGGATATCCGAACTTACGGATTCAAAGAAGATTACTACACTATGGCTGGCAAGATGGGAGTGAAATTCATTCGTTTCCCTGAGGAAGGATACCCGCATGTGGAGAAACACGATAATACACTCTGTGTGCAGGTCAAGGACGTTATCCTAGGAGAAAAAGTCCAGTTGCATCCCGATGTGGTGGTACTGAGCACAGGTATCGGACAGCCAGATGGCAACATAGAACTGGCCAGGATACTCAAAATCCCCCTCAGCAAGGATAAGTTCTTCTTGGAAGCTCATATGAAGCTCAGGCCCGTGGACTTCGCCAAACAAGGAGTCTTCCTGGCTGGTCTGGCACACTGGCCCAAGTTCATGGAAGAGAGTATTGCCCAGGCGTCCGGAGCAGCTGCGAGAGCAATGACGGTGATATCCAAGGATGTCATGGAAAGCATAGCACACGTAAGCACGGTGGACGAGTCCAAGTGCAGGGGATGTGGCAGATGCGAGGCAGTGTGTAAGTTCTCGGCGGCAACAGTGCAGGAGGTCGCCCCTGGGGTTTTCAAATCAAGAATCAATCCAGCGCTGTGCAAGGGCTGTGGCGCCTGCGCCGTGGCTTGCTGTAACGGAGCAATCAGTTGTCAGAATTTCACCGACAAGCAGATTCTTGCAATGGTCGAGACCTGTCTCGTGGAGGCGGTAAAGTGA
- a CDS encoding FAD-dependent oxidoreductase: MNPEKSKRIGVFLCCGRGEISRRIDLESLAKFISQYEDVVDVGIYQELSSKEGLEYLIGRYLEKKFDRILIGGGVPAIQGVYIQHGLTLAGMNKYLFEMVNLKEQCAWVTPDKKEATIKAKSIMLAGLERVRRLEPLEDIKVPVKDSVLVIGGGVAGMAAALHVASAGFKVYLVERTQQLGGRAYQLETTFPTHNCGICCMAYCKGCIFTPKIDEIIENPNIELLLNSEIDQITGCFGNRQIRVSQNGNIKEFDVGIIIVATGSKTFDPNKIPEYNYDTNKDVVTTMEFVKLMKDAYNTGIKRPSDGKEPQTVDIVLCVGSRDLVRGSLNCSLVCCTYAIGTAKEIKQINPKTTVYIHYIDLRGPYRGFERLYNEAKEIGIQFVRGKVAEIVNEDGQLFVRAEDTDAGCLLNIKSDLVILAVGQEPSVGSEKLSKMLHIPTDIDMFYKDVNPMLPADIRRGIYIAGCAMGPKGIRYSIEDAKSAAAEVIDILKTGYIMMDRNVAFVNEERCRGCGRCAEACTFKAIEIVEKSGKKVAKVNEILCRGCGVCAVTCCNKAVEVTNYVSDQIMPSVRSLVLEME; the protein is encoded by the coding sequence ATGAATCCGGAGAAAAGTAAGAGAATCGGTGTCTTCTTGTGCTGTGGGCGTGGCGAGATCAGTAGAAGAATCGATCTCGAGTCCTTAGCGAAGTTCATTAGCCAATATGAGGATGTTGTAGATGTTGGCATATATCAAGAGCTTTCATCAAAGGAAGGTCTGGAATATCTCATCGGGAGATATCTTGAAAAGAAGTTTGATCGCATTCTCATCGGTGGAGGGGTTCCAGCGATTCAGGGTGTGTATATCCAACATGGTCTTACTCTTGCAGGTATGAATAAGTACCTATTCGAAATGGTCAATCTTAAAGAGCAGTGCGCTTGGGTTACTCCTGATAAGAAGGAAGCGACTATAAAGGCCAAATCTATTATGCTGGCCGGTCTAGAGAGAGTCAGAAGGCTTGAACCGCTCGAGGATATCAAAGTTCCAGTGAAAGACAGCGTGCTTGTGATTGGAGGCGGGGTGGCGGGAATGGCGGCAGCCCTTCATGTAGCAAGCGCTGGTTTTAAAGTATACCTTGTAGAAAGAACGCAGCAACTTGGTGGCAGAGCATATCAACTTGAGACCACCTTCCCGACTCACAACTGTGGAATTTGTTGTATGGCGTACTGCAAGGGGTGCATTTTTACTCCGAAAATCGATGAAATTATAGAAAATCCTAACATTGAGCTACTACTCAATTCGGAGATCGATCAAATCACAGGTTGTTTTGGTAATCGACAAATCAGAGTGAGCCAAAATGGTAATATTAAGGAGTTCGATGTCGGCATTATTATCGTTGCCACCGGATCAAAAACCTTTGATCCTAACAAGATTCCAGAGTATAATTATGATACAAACAAAGACGTCGTGACAACGATGGAGTTTGTCAAATTGATGAAGGATGCATATAATACGGGTATTAAAAGACCCTCAGATGGCAAAGAACCACAGACTGTTGATATTGTCTTATGTGTCGGCTCTAGGGACCTAGTACGTGGGAGCCTTAATTGTTCGTTGGTATGTTGCACTTATGCCATAGGGACTGCAAAAGAAATCAAGCAGATCAACCCCAAAACAACAGTATATATCCATTATATTGATCTTCGCGGTCCATATAGAGGATTTGAAAGATTATATAATGAAGCCAAGGAGATAGGTATCCAATTCGTTCGGGGTAAGGTTGCAGAGATCGTAAACGAGGATGGACAACTTTTCGTCAGGGCAGAAGACACCGATGCCGGTTGCCTCCTCAACATCAAGAGCGATCTTGTGATTCTTGCGGTCGGTCAAGAACCGAGCGTGGGCTCCGAGAAACTGTCCAAGATGCTCCATATCCCGACCGACATCGATATGTTCTACAAGGATGTAAATCCGATGCTACCAGCGGACATAAGGAGGGGTATATACATCGCTGGATGTGCCATGGGTCCAAAGGGTATTCGATATTCAATCGAAGATGCGAAGAGCGCCGCCGCCGAAGTTATCGATATTCTGAAAACTGGATATATCATGATGGACAGAAATGTGGCATTCGTGAACGAGGAGCGGTGCCGTGGATGTGGGAGATGCGCAGAGGCATGCACATTCAAAGCGATTGAGATCGTCGAGAAGAGCGGCAAAAAAGTAGCTAAGGTAAATGAGATCCTTTGCAGGGGGTGCGGTGTCTGTGCCGTTACATGTTGCAACAAAGCGGTCGAAGTAACTAACTATGTTTCGGACCAGATAATGCCATCAGTCCGTTCTTTAGTTTTGGAGATGGAATGA